The Prionailurus viverrinus isolate Anna chromosome B4, UM_Priviv_1.0, whole genome shotgun sequence genome has a window encoding:
- the HIGD1C gene encoding HIG1 domain family member 1C, with product MYWERVNGFLMIHSNHIYPLLLLERKMSSDNQWSADGEESPLSRLIRKSRDSPFVPVGIAGFMTVVSYGLYTLKYRRDQKMSIHLIHMRVAAQGCVVGAVTLGVLYSMYKDYIRPRFFNVSKK from the exons ATGTATTGGGAGAGGGTAAATGGATTTTTAATGATTCACAGCAACCACATTTATCCCCTACTGTTACTAGagagaaaaatgtcttcagataACCAGTGGTCAGCAGATGGGGAGGAAAGCCCACTCTCACGACTGATTAGGAAATCTAGAGACTCCCCCTTTGTCCCCGTAG gAATAGCAGGCTTTATGACTGTGGTGTCCTATGGTCTTTACACGTTAAAGTACAGAAGGGATCAGAAAATGTCCATTCATCTTATTCACATGAGAGTTGCTGCCCAAGGATGTGTTGTAGGAGCTGTGACTCTAG gtGTTCTCTATTCTATGTATAAGGATTACATTAGACCTCGATTCTTCAATGTGTCCAAAAAATGA